From the Chryseobacterium fluminis genome, the window AGAGTTTACTACAGACAACCACACGAAAGGATTCGTGCGGTAGCAGGGGTAATACAGAAAGCCACGCGGTAGTAGGGGAAGGACTCGTGCAGTAGCGGTTTAAAATATCTGTTGTAGTTTAATGAAAATTAAAGTCTTTTGCGGAATGAGAAGATCTCCCGGAAAAGTAGAGTTTACTGCTATTTAGGATTCTCAGACTGTTTGTTTCTCGCTGTCTTCTTCTGTCTTGGTGTCAGATCTTAAAAAGTAATCCATCCTGACCAATTTTCTATAAAATGATGCAGTGCCGCTTCAGGTATATTTTGAAAGATCAGATTTAAAAATTCATAAAATTAATGTTATATTTTTCTTTGCAGATAAGAAATAAAATCCGGTCTGAAAAATATTTGTCTACATATTGCTTCAAAAAAATTAAACTCCTGAAAAATATCAGGAGTTTAACATTGAAAATATATTTAAGTGAAAAGTGTGTTGCCTGGATTTATTCAAACATTATGCCGCGAATAGACTTTTTTTCCTTTGCCAGAGCGATTTTCAGGGCTTTCAGCGATAACCTACTGATTGCCTGCAAGTTTATTTTCACAATGATTTTCTTTACTGAAATTTGTTCTAAAATAAACGTAATAATATTTATAAACGTACTATATACAATCAAAACAATTAAAAAATAGCTGCTTTTTGGAAATTTGTGAGTATTTTTGAATCGATAAGAATGACAAATCCAATTACTTATTTTCAAACCCTATGATCTTAATTGTTGATGATAACCAAAACAATCTTTATTCTCTCAAAAAATTATTGGAATCTAAAGATTTTCAGGTTGATATAGCCAGTTCCGGTGAAGAAGCATTGGTGAAAGCATTGAAAAATAATTATGCTTTAATCATTTTAGATGTGCAGATGCCCGATATGGATGGCTTTGAAGTAGCGGAAACATTATCTGATTACAGTAAAACCAAAGAAATTCCGATTATTTTTTTATCCGCTGTAAGTACCGAAAAAAAGTTCATAACGCGGGGATATGCGTCAGGAGGAAAGGACTATGTAACCAAACCTATCGATCCCGAAATTCTTCTGCTTAAGGTGAAAACCTTCTACAACCTTCAGGAACAGAGCCTGGCGATGAAAAAAACGCAGCAAAGCCTGGAGCTGGAAGTTAAAGGAAGAAGGGAATCCCAGGTTACCATGAAATCCCAGATCGATCATTTTCATCTGATGCTGGAGTCTCTGCCGCAGATTGCTTTTACCCTGAATGAAGAGGGCGTTGTAGATTTTGTGAATGCCAAATGGCATGAATATTCAGATTCGGAACAGGAGTTTCCGGAAACACATCCCGATGACTTCAGTATTACGGAAGAATTTGAACGCTGCAGAAAGAAAGGTAAAGCCCTTGAGCTGGAAGTAAGAATAAAAAATATAAAAACCGGAGATTTCCGATATCATCTTCTGCGGGTCACTCCCGTTTATGATGACCACATCATCAAAAACTGGGTAGGCAGCTTTACGGATATTGATGACCAGAAGAAAGTAGAAAAAGAAAAAGATGAATTCCTGAGTATTGCAAGCCACGAACTTAAAACTCCATTAACGAGTATTAAAGCCTATGTTCAGCTGCTGGACCGGAAACTAAAACTTGAAAAAGAAACTGCAGAAGCCGGTTTTATGGTCAAGGTTCAGGATCAGATCGAAAAGCTGAACAGCCTGATCACAGACCTTCTGGATGTTTCCAAAATCGAAAACGGGAAACTTAAAATCAATAAAAAGCCTACGAATCTGGAGAGCGTCATTCATAATTCGATTGAAACCATATTGCAGACCCATGAAACCCGCCAGATTAAAATTGAACGTCACGGCATCAAACCGGATGTTTTGATACCTTTGGATGAAATCCGTATTGAGCAGGTTTTAATTAATTTTTTAACCAATGCCATCAAATATTCTCCTCAGAATAATCAGGTTATCGTTACGACTTTTGTGGATGAAGAAGAGCAGGAAGTAAAGGTAAATGTGACCGACTTCGGAATCGGAATTCCCGACTTTAAACAGGATGCCGTTTTTCACAAATTTTACCGTGTGGAAGAGTCGTCACTTCAGTTTCAGGGAATGGGAATCGGACTGTTCATCTGTGCAGAAATCATTAAGCAGCACCACGGAAATATCGGGGTGTCAAGTAAAGTAGATGAAGGATCTACATTTTATTTCACTTTACCTTTAAATTAATTTTCATGCCGAAAAAAATTATAAGAAATCTTCAGTTTGGAGTGGGTCTCTCACTGGTTATTCTCATTGCCAGCTCAATAGCTTCCTATATGAGCATCCAGAATCAGATGGCGCACAGAGAAAGCCTGTCTCAGAGCCGGCGTTCCATTACTGCGGTAAAAGATGTCCTTATTGCTCTTCTGGATGCAGAAACAGGAAACAGAGGATATCAGTTAACGGGAAAAGAAAGCTTTCTCGAACCCTATAACAGAAGCCTGGTGGACTATCCTAAGGCATTTGAACGCGCGAAATCTTTAGATATTAAAGATCAGTCGCAGCTGAATCGTCTGAACAGTCTGGAAAAAAACGTTACCCGCAATATCGACAATCTGAGATATTTTGTCGAAAACAGACATAAGGGGATTGTGATGACTCAGTCACAGGTATTGTCGAGTAAGACTTATATGGACAAATGCCGCCAGATCGCCCGGGATTTTGTGCAGTACGAAGAGACGCAGCTTGCTATTAAGAACAAAGACCTTAACCGCTCTTCTGGTACCACGGTTTTATTTATCCTTTTTTCAGCCATTGCAGCGATCGTTGTAACGGCATTCTTTTATTTCAAACTTAGATCTGATTTAATCCGAAGAGATAAGCTTGAAAGACAGCTGAAAGCAAAAGATCTTGAGATCAGCAGAAGGGTAAGTGCTATTCAGCAGATTGCCAACCGGGTGGCTAATGGAGACTATAGCCAGAGAGCGGTCGACAATTCGCAGGATGACCTTGGTGATCTGGTAGAGTCTCTGAATCATATGACAGATTCCCTTAAAAAATCATTTGACAAGATTAATAAAAGTGACTGGCGTCAGAAGGGTCTTGCTTTACTGAACGAATCTCTGGTAGGCAACAAATCAGTTAAAAAGGTAGCTCAGGAATCTCTGAATCAGCTGGTAGAATACGGAAACTGTATCAATGGTTCAGTATACCTTTATGATGAAGGCATTTTAAAGCTGAATTCGTTTTTCGGACTGGAAAACAATATGAAAAAAACTTTCGAACCCGGAGAAGGTATGGTAGGCCAGGTATTTAACAGCGGAAAAGTTCAGGTTTACAATAACCTTCATGAAGATGATTTCGTGGTTACTTTTGCCAGCAGTACGATACAGATCTACGGAATTATATTACTCCCTATTTTTTCGGATGGTCATAATATCGGTGTCCTGGAATTGGGAGCGACATCCAATTTTGAAGACGACAGAATCGATTATTTTACAGAGTGCAGCAGAAATATCGGAATCGCTCTCAGCGCAGCGAAGGGACGCGAAAAAGAACAGCAATTACTGGAAGAGACTCAGGCTCAGTCTGAAGAATTACAGGTACAGCATTCTGAGCTGGAAAACCTGAACACCGAGCTGGAAGCGCAGACTCAGAAACTCCAGGCTTCGGAAGAAGAGCTTAAAGTTCAGCAGGAAGAACTCATGCAGGCCAATGCCGAGCTCGAAGAACGTTCTAGATTACTGGAAGATAAAAACCATCTTATCGCAGAACGCAATAATGAAATCCAGAAGAAAGTGGAAGAACTTGCGCTAAGCACGAAATACAAGTCCGAATTCCTGGCTAATATGTCACACGAACTTCGTACCCCGTTAAATTCCATTCTTCTTCTTTCAAGATTAATGGCTGAAAATCCTGATGAAAATTTAAATGAGGATCAGATAGAATCTGCCAAAGTCATCCAAAGCTCGGGAAGCAGTCTTTTAACATTGATTGATGAAATTCTGGATCTGGCAAAAATTGAATCCGGAAAAATGACCCTCGAATATCTGGAGGTTCTGATCGAAGATGTGGTGAAGGATCTAAAAAACTTATTTAATCCTGTTTTCCAGGAAAAAAAGCTGCAGTTCAATATTGAAATAGATCAGGATGTTGAAAAGGAGATCGAGACAGACAGACTACGGGTGGACCAGGTTTTACGTAATCTTTTATCCAATGCCCTCAAGTTTACTGAAGAGGGAAGCATTAATTTAAATATTACAAAAGATCAGAAAAATAAGGATTTTCTTATTTTCAGTGTTAA encodes:
- a CDS encoding hybrid sensor histidine kinase/response regulator, coding for MILIVDDNQNNLYSLKKLLESKDFQVDIASSGEEALVKALKNNYALIILDVQMPDMDGFEVAETLSDYSKTKEIPIIFLSAVSTEKKFITRGYASGGKDYVTKPIDPEILLLKVKTFYNLQEQSLAMKKTQQSLELEVKGRRESQVTMKSQIDHFHLMLESLPQIAFTLNEEGVVDFVNAKWHEYSDSEQEFPETHPDDFSITEEFERCRKKGKALELEVRIKNIKTGDFRYHLLRVTPVYDDHIIKNWVGSFTDIDDQKKVEKEKDEFLSIASHELKTPLTSIKAYVQLLDRKLKLEKETAEAGFMVKVQDQIEKLNSLITDLLDVSKIENGKLKINKKPTNLESVIHNSIETILQTHETRQIKIERHGIKPDVLIPLDEIRIEQVLINFLTNAIKYSPQNNQVIVTTFVDEEEQEVKVNVTDFGIGIPDFKQDAVFHKFYRVEESSLQFQGMGIGLFICAEIIKQHHGNIGVSSKVDEGSTFYFTLPLN
- a CDS encoding response regulator — encoded protein: MPKKIIRNLQFGVGLSLVILIASSIASYMSIQNQMAHRESLSQSRRSITAVKDVLIALLDAETGNRGYQLTGKESFLEPYNRSLVDYPKAFERAKSLDIKDQSQLNRLNSLEKNVTRNIDNLRYFVENRHKGIVMTQSQVLSSKTYMDKCRQIARDFVQYEETQLAIKNKDLNRSSGTTVLFILFSAIAAIVVTAFFYFKLRSDLIRRDKLERQLKAKDLEISRRVSAIQQIANRVANGDYSQRAVDNSQDDLGDLVESLNHMTDSLKKSFDKINKSDWRQKGLALLNESLVGNKSVKKVAQESLNQLVEYGNCINGSVYLYDEGILKLNSFFGLENNMKKTFEPGEGMVGQVFNSGKVQVYNNLHEDDFVVTFASSTIQIYGIILLPIFSDGHNIGVLELGATSNFEDDRIDYFTECSRNIGIALSAAKGREKEQQLLEETQAQSEELQVQHSELENLNTELEAQTQKLQASEEELKVQQEELMQANAELEERSRLLEDKNHLIAERNNEIQKKVEELALSTKYKSEFLANMSHELRTPLNSILLLSRLMAENPDENLNEDQIESAKVIQSSGSSLLTLIDEILDLAKIESGKMTLEYLEVLIEDVVKDLKNLFNPVFQEKKLQFNIEIDQDVEKEIETDRLRVDQVLRNLLSNALKFTEEGSINLNITKDQKNKDFLIFSVKDTGIGIAEEKQKIIFEAFQQADGSTRRKFGGTGLGLSISREIARLLGGELVLKSKVNEGSEFSLIIPVKAVPETPHHETDQNLVETIRGDVEEIQNILDENEIHHVPEENTLQIPEDVADDRDTITKDDKVILIVEDDTNFAKALLKYTRLQNYKGVVAVRGDHAVSAAIQYHASAILLDVQLPVKDGWQVMDELKSNPQTKHIPVHMMSVLHVKKESLMKGAIDFINKPVALDQMTDVFRRIEEALQKSPQKVLIVEENAKHASALSYFLGNFNISLSVENNVENSVKALTGNQVDCVILDIGTSKGDEYQIVESIKSYEGLENLPIIIFTERNLSKSEELKIKQYADSIVVKTAHSYQRILDEVGLFLHLVEEKNNTETVKNKVLGSLTEVLSGKKILITDDDVRNIFSLTKALEKYKVEVVLAMDGKQALERMKENPDIDVVLMDMMMPEMDGYETIKEIRKMPVYSRLPIIAITAKSMIGEREKCISAGASDYISKPVDIDQLLSLLRVWLYEN